A genomic window from Salvia hispanica cultivar TCC Black 2014 chromosome 5, UniMelb_Shisp_WGS_1.0, whole genome shotgun sequence includes:
- the LOC125187198 gene encoding uncharacterized protein LOC125187198, producing the protein MANPRRPSYSSYPLPISDPIPNTIPQFQPQTPQAASTFFNSLKIFLKKPHAFPFLLSIFCLLAWVSLRLQHRHTHQPFHQSPYTMKNDKNGGVFKDLNGKFVKFSSVSSPVAKDKRGWILDPISAALDYGVSGGAVSCASVHLGEIRPGTLRGNHRHHTCNETFVIWGAKTVLRLEDEKQARGYSEVTVGIDEVAVVASHSGSAHALINVDTTRSTFFIGCQDSVVNYNGSATDYRVWKDLI; encoded by the exons ATGGCGAACCCTAGACGACCGTCGTATTCCTCGTATCCGCTCCCAATATCCGACCCGATTCCGAACACGATTCCGCAGTTCCAGCCCCAAACCCCACAAGCAGCGTCCACCTTCTTTAATTCGCTCAAGATTTTTCTCAAGAAGCCTCACGCATTCCCGTTTCTACTCTCAATATTCTGTCTTCTCGCATGGGTTTCGCTCAGATTGCAGCACCGTCACACTCATCAACCGTTTCACCAATCGCCTTATACTATGAAAAACGACAAGAACGGTGGTGTCTTCAAGGATTTGAATGGGAAATTTGTGAAATTCTCCTCGGTTTCGTCTCCGGTGGCCAAGGATAAGCGTGGCTGGATACTCGATCCCATTTCAGCTGCTCTGGATTATGGCGTTTCAG GTGGAGCAGTTTCTTGTGCTTCCGTTCATTTGGGTGAGATCAGACCTGGAACCTTGAGAGGAAACCATAGACATCACACTTGCAATGAGACATTTGTGATATGGGGAGCTAAAACTGTGCTCAGG CTGGAAGACGAAAAACAGGCAAGAGGATACTCTGAGGTGACTGTTGGAATAGATGAAGTTGCGGTTGTTGCTAGTCATAGTGGCTCTGCACATGCTTTGATTAATGTAGATACTACTCGGAGCACATTTTTCATAGGGTGCCAGGACAGTGTTGTAAATTATAATGGTTCAGCTACTGATTATCGTGTTTGGAAAGATCTGATTTAG
- the LOC125189301 gene encoding regulation of nuclear pre-mRNA domain-containing protein 2-like has product MVLLSPTYFHTLSLRRPIFNQTTDPRALIVEGFLSLHRLKVFFFWIELACWKSFKRFSWKYKALRQLGLQFYGNNPVGHRPVQQTQTTSRIYPLIAIKSSLSRWCISHRKKAKQVVETWEKLFKAAPNEQRVSFLYLSNDILQNSRRKGSEFVNEFWKVLPTALKIVYESSNENCRKVAFRLVDIWEERKVFGSRGQNLKNELLGKNPSPVNNEKIVVPNPIKVVKRDATSVRIKIAVGGLPEKILTALQLVHDEAVNEKGALDKFQKAISSVQEIEKDILYTSSQGNLNGSDVVDNLERQENVVKQCIDELEKSEAVRADLISQLREALQDQETKLEQVRSQISVARSQIEQTANIRLQLASNSSMPPPGNQVVIEPSFSTAISATNVTVPPPTNPLTSFVNPTVEESKKAAAAAVAAKLAASTSSAQMLTSILSSLVAEEAASMSSGLKRQKLETPMSFSDGKNSEGANSTYFPTSQQAMTSMPPVQSSTAQSGSQVNQLQVPFLPPPPPPPPLAPPGNSPSNQMGQSNMMGLPYGYGANNLLPPPLSNAPTGFARPNPPQQTQQQPQSQQQPASGGYYRPPGIGFYGQSHQPPTPPIHRQ; this is encoded by the exons ATGGTGCTT TTAAGCCCCACTTATTTTCACACACTCTCTCTCCGTCGCCCTATTTTCAATCAGACAACGGACCCTCGGGCTCTCATTGTTGAgggttttctctctcttcatcgtCTCAAA GTGTTTTTTTTCTGGATTGAGCTCGCTTGCTGGAAGAGTTTCAAAC GATTCTCTTGGAAATACAAGGCATTAAGGCAACTTGGACTACAGTTTTATGGGAATAATCCAGT CGGGCACCGGCCTGTtcaacaaacacaaacaacTTCAAGAATTTATCCACTCATAGCTATCAAATCTT CTTTGTCCCGGTGGTGCATTTCTCATCGTAAAAAGGCTAAGCAAGTTGTTGAAACATGGGAGAAGTTATTTAAAGCAGCGCCAAATGAACAACGTGTTTCCTTTTTATACTTGTCCAATGACATCCTGCAAAATAGCAGGCGCAAGGGCAGTGAATTTGTCAATGAGTTCTGGAAGGTTCTTCCAACAGCTCTTAAGATTGTTTATGAAAGTAGCAATGAAAATTGCAGGAAAGTTGCCTTCAGACTG GTTGACATCTGGGAAGAAAGAAAGGTTTTTGGATCTAGGggacaaaatttgaaaaatgaattgctGGGGAAGAATCCTTCTCCTGTCAACAATGAGAAGATTGTAGTTCCTAATCCTATTAAGGTGGTGAAGAGAGATGCAACATCTGTCAGAATT AAAATAGCTGTGGGAGGTTTGCCAGAAAAAATTTTAACCGCGTTGCAGTTAGTACATGATGAAGCTGTCAACGAAAAAGGAGCGTTAGACAAATTTCAAAAAGCGATTTCTTCTGTACAAGAAATCGAGAAAGATATTCTATATACTTCTTCTCAAG GAAACCTCAATGGTTCTGATGTTGTTGATAATTTAGAGAGACAGGAGAATGTTGTTAAACAATGCATTGATGAACTTGAAAAGTCTGAAGCAGTTAGAGCTGACCTTATTTCTCAGCTTAGAGAAGCACTTCAGGATCAA GAAACAAAGCTGGAGCAGGTTCGAAGTCAGATATCT GTTGCTCGCAGCCAAATTGAGCAAACAGCTAATATCAGACTCCAGCTAGCATCAAACTCCTCCATGCCACCTCCGGGAAACCAAGTGGTGATCGAACCCTCTTTTTCTACTGCCATTTCAGCAACCAACGTTACGGTGCCTCCTCCTACCAATCCATTGACTTCATTTGTGAACCCCACCGTGGAGGAGAGCAAGAAGGCTGCAGCTGCAGCAGTTGCTGCGAAACTAGCTGCTTCAACATCTTCTGCCCAGATGCTCAcatctattctctcatctctcgTAGCAGAAGAGGCTGCATCAATGAGCAGTGGCTTGAAACGGCAGAAGCTGGAGACACCAATGTCATTTTCTGATGGGAAGAATTCCGAAGGAGCGAATTCGACCTATTTTCCGACTTCACAGCAGGCAATGACCAGTATGCCACCCGTTCAGTCCAGCACTGCACAGAGTGGTTCTCAGGTGAACCAACTGCAGGTTCCGTTTCTTCCAcctcctccacctccgccACCACTTGCACCTCCGGGTAATTCCCCTTCAAATCAAATGGGCCAGTCTAATATGATGGGGCTGCCATACGGTTACGGTGCAAACAACCTACTCCCTCCACCGCTCTCAAATGCACCAACAGGGTTTGCTAGGCCGAACCCTCCTCAGCAAACACAGCAGCAGCCACAATCACAGCAGCAGCCAGCAAGTGGTGGATACTACAGGCCCCCTGGTATCGGATTCTATGGGCAAAGCCACCAGCCACCGACACCTCCCATACATCGACAATGA
- the LOC125190461 gene encoding ELMO domain-containing protein C-like isoform X2, which yields MSSRALRRRLQNEDIGGGSHDRCETSASDALSQPLLADGDHDYNKPKEGTSLGDILDEERRKEDPHWTIVFSNVIVQWAQWIANIVLGSGSLLARIIVPLISGSEDNNPLPPVLLSPLQDALGLLWRLAYPDRTLPALKSEVWKDMGWQGSDPSTDFRGGGFISLENLIFFAKTYPESFQNLLHKRDGVRSEWEYPFAVAGINISFMLVQMLDLQSGNPSKLAGQRFLQMLSHDDTAFDNLFCVAFRMLDAQWLAKHASYMEFNEVLKSTRTQLEREMALEDVSGVKDLPAYNLLRI from the exons ATGAGTTCCCGTGCGTTGAGAAGACGGTTGCAGAATGAAGATATTGGTGGCGGAAGCCATGATCGCTGCGAGACCTCGGCATCGGATGCGTTGAGCCAGCCGTTGCTGGCAGATGGAGATCATGACTATAATAAACCCAAGGAG gGGACGTCGCTTGGGGATATTTTGGATGAAGAACGACGTAAAGAGGATCCGCATTGGACTATAGTATTCTCGAACGTGATTGTGCAGTGGGCTCAATGGATAG CAAATATCGTTCTTGGTTCTGGGTCTCTACTAGCTCGGATCATAGTACCACTTATTTCTGGCAGTGAAGATAACAACCCCCTTCCACCTGTTTTACTTAGTCCCTTGCAG GATGCACTTGGACTACTTTGGAGGTTAGCATATCCTGATAGAACGCTCCCAGCTCTTAAATCAGAGGTCTGGAAAGACATGGGCTGGCAGGGATCAGACCCTTCAACAGATTTCAG ggGCGGAGGCTTTATATCATTGGAGAATTTGATCTTCTTTGCCAAGACATATCCG gaatcatttcaaaacttgTTGCACAAGAGAGATGGAGTCAGGTCAGAGTGGGAGTATCCCTTCGCTGTGGCTGGCATCAATATTTCGTTTATGCTGGTTCAAATGTTAGATCTTCAATCAG GTAATCCTAGCAAGTTGGCTGGACAACGCTTTTTGCAGATGCTCAGCCACGATGATACGGCCTTCGACAACCTCTTTTGTGTCGCGTTCAGGATGCTGGATGCGCAGTGGCTTGCCAAGCATGCCTCATATATGGAATTCAAC GAAGTTCTTAAATCCACGAGAACACAACTAGAGCGCGAGATGGCGCTGGAAGATGTGTCGGGTGTGAAGGATTTGCCGGCATATAATTTACTCAGAATATAA
- the LOC125190461 gene encoding ELMO domain-containing protein C-like isoform X1: protein MSSRALRRRLQNEDIGGGSHDRCETSASDALSQPLLADGDHDYNKPKEGTSLGDILDEERRKEDPHWTIVFSNVIVQWAQWIANIVLGSGSLLARIIVPLISGSEDNNPLPPVLLSPLQEARLKYLKQRLSIPFDGTCSDHQDALGLLWRLAYPDRTLPALKSEVWKDMGWQGSDPSTDFRGGGFISLENLIFFAKTYPESFQNLLHKRDGVRSEWEYPFAVAGINISFMLVQMLDLQSGNPSKLAGQRFLQMLSHDDTAFDNLFCVAFRMLDAQWLAKHASYMEFNEVLKSTRTQLEREMALEDVSGVKDLPAYNLLRI from the exons ATGAGTTCCCGTGCGTTGAGAAGACGGTTGCAGAATGAAGATATTGGTGGCGGAAGCCATGATCGCTGCGAGACCTCGGCATCGGATGCGTTGAGCCAGCCGTTGCTGGCAGATGGAGATCATGACTATAATAAACCCAAGGAG gGGACGTCGCTTGGGGATATTTTGGATGAAGAACGACGTAAAGAGGATCCGCATTGGACTATAGTATTCTCGAACGTGATTGTGCAGTGGGCTCAATGGATAG CAAATATCGTTCTTGGTTCTGGGTCTCTACTAGCTCGGATCATAGTACCACTTATTTCTGGCAGTGAAGATAACAACCCCCTTCCACCTGTTTTACTTAGTCCCTTGCAG GAAGCAAGACTAAAATATCTAAAGCAAAGGCTTTCGATTCCTTTTGATGGCACTTGTTCAGATCATCAA GATGCACTTGGACTACTTTGGAGGTTAGCATATCCTGATAGAACGCTCCCAGCTCTTAAATCAGAGGTCTGGAAAGACATGGGCTGGCAGGGATCAGACCCTTCAACAGATTTCAG ggGCGGAGGCTTTATATCATTGGAGAATTTGATCTTCTTTGCCAAGACATATCCG gaatcatttcaaaacttgTTGCACAAGAGAGATGGAGTCAGGTCAGAGTGGGAGTATCCCTTCGCTGTGGCTGGCATCAATATTTCGTTTATGCTGGTTCAAATGTTAGATCTTCAATCAG GTAATCCTAGCAAGTTGGCTGGACAACGCTTTTTGCAGATGCTCAGCCACGATGATACGGCCTTCGACAACCTCTTTTGTGTCGCGTTCAGGATGCTGGATGCGCAGTGGCTTGCCAAGCATGCCTCATATATGGAATTCAAC GAAGTTCTTAAATCCACGAGAACACAACTAGAGCGCGAGATGGCGCTGGAAGATGTGTCGGGTGTGAAGGATTTGCCGGCATATAATTTACTCAGAATATAA
- the LOC125190460 gene encoding protein DETOXIFICATION 24-like, whose translation MDNGIHDNLLSSQGNEVADLKERIYDESKKIWWIALPGIIARVSSFSALIVTQSFIGHISAVDLAAYALVQTLTVRFANGILIGMSSATETLCGQAYGAKQYYMMGIYLQRSWIVNLIASTLLMPLLIFGGAIFRLLGQEPEIASASGYISLWFIPLVYNYVFVLTIQMYLQAQQKNIVVAWISVVQITVHVLLSWLFVSYFNWGIPGAMAALNISSVVVSFSGLVYILGGWCPETWTGFSSAAFKDLLPVIRLSVSSGVMVCLELWYNSILVLLAGYMHNAEIAISAFSICLNVNGWEFMLCLGFLGAACVRISNELGRGDVKATKFSIKVLLSTSVVIGVLCSITCLAFGHNLGYLFTNDVTVVKAVSNLSHLLAISVLLNSIYPVLSGVSVGAGLQGTVAVINLCSYYLVGIPIGALLGYVAHLEVEGIWIGMIIGILVQTLSLSYMAFKTDWDLQVRLAAERLQRWSLKSSGTA comes from the exons ATGGATAATGGCATTCATGATAATCTGCTAAGCTCGCAAGGAAATGAGGTTGCTGATTTGAAGGAAAGAATTTACGACGAGTCGAAGAAGATATGGTGGATTGCTCTTCCCGGCATCATTGCCAGAGTTTCATCCTTCAGTGCCTTGATCGTCACCCAGTCCTTCATCGGCCACATAAGCGCCGTTGATCTTGCTGCTTACGCGCTCGTTCAGACCCTCACTGTTCGTTTTGCCAATGGAATTCTG ATTGGCATGTCGAGTGCAACCGAGACTCTGTGTGGACAAGCATACGGTGCGAAACAGTATTATATGATGGGGATTTATCTGCAAAGATCATGGATTGTGAACTTGATAGCCAGCACTCTCTTGATGCCTCTGCTCATCTTCGGAGGGGCCATATTCAGACTGCTAGGCCAAGAGCCGGAGATTGCATCTGCATCGGGTTACATCTCGTTGTGGTTCATCCCCTTGGTGTACAACTATGTCTTCGTTCTCACGATCCAGATGTATCTGCAAGCGCAGCAGAAGAACATCGTGGTGGCTTGGATATCCGTGGTGCAGATCACCGTGCATGTCCTGCTGTCGTGGCTGTTCGTGAGCTATTTCAACTGGGGGATTCCTGGCGCCATGGCCGCCCTCAACATATCGTCTGTTGTGGTGAGCTTCTCTGGGCTGGTGTATATCTTAGGAGGCTGGTGCCCTGAGACGTGGACCGGGTTTAGCAGTGCTGCCTTCAAGGATCTCTTGCCTGTGATAAGGCTCTCGGTTTCCTCTGGCGTGATGGTTTG TTTGGAACTGTGGTACAATTCGATACTGGTGTTGTTGGCCGGGTACATGCACAATGCTGAGATTGCTATATCCGCGTTTTCCATTTG TCTAAATGTCAACGGGTGGGAGTTCATGCTCTGCCTAGGATTTCTTGGTGCTGCGTG TGTTCGGATTTCGAATGAGCTGGGACGAGGAGACGTTAAGGCAACTAAATTCTCAATCAAAGTACTTCTATCCACTTCTGTGGTGATTGGGGTGCTCTGCAGCATCACTTGTCTGGCCTTCGGCCACAACCTCGGATACTTATTCACCAACGACGTGACAGTGGTGAAAGCCGTGTCAAATCTGTCTCATCTGCTTGCCATTTCTGTGCTGCTCAACAGTATCTATCCGGTTCTCTCAG GAGTGTCCGTAGGGGCCGGTCTGCAAGGGACGGTCGCAGTCATCAATCTGTGCTCATACTATTTAGTCGGAATTCCGATTGGTGCTCTACTCGGATACGTTGCACATCTAGAAGTTGAG GGTATATGGATTGGAATGATCATCGGAATCCTAGTTCAGACGTTGTCGCTCAGCTATATGGCTTTTAAAACAGACTGGGACCTTCAGGTGAGGCTAGCCGCTGAACGGCTGCAACGTTGGTCCCTCAAATCGTCCGGCACTGCTTGA
- the LOC125191404 gene encoding protein DETOXIFICATION 22-like, with translation MEGSGIHQNLVEHEAESWLFVKNKIWNETKKLWVVAGPAILIPFSTFGIHVISQAFIGHFSSMQLAAYALVFSVIFRVVLGFQFGMVNGVGTLCGQAFGAKQYHKLGLYLQQSWIILLVATTLMTPLFIFAALILKTLGQDHEIADVAGDFAVWFVAISFLYAVLYSCNSFLQSQSKNFILSFYAVLSLLAHVFFSWLLSVKLGFGVTGVMVSTVLSYVIPNVGQLVYIMGGSCRETWKGFTALAFADIGRTIRLSVSSGVMICLEFCYNSLLLLLAGNMGNAEVTIDALSICINISGWALMVAFGFMAAASVRVSNELGRRDVKAVKFSILMAVGTSFSIGLVLFVCFLVFRENAAYAFTNSEEVAGAVARLSPLLAFSLLLNSVQPVLSGKPSPLPLLSTKDLKHANI, from the exons ATGGAAGGCAGCGGCATCCATCAAAATCTGGTAGAACACGAGGCAGAGTCTTGGTTGTTTGTGAAGAATAAGATATGGAATGAGACAAAGAAACTGTGGGTTGTTGCAGGTCCAGCTATCTTAATACCATTCTCAACATTTGGAATCCATGTAATCAGCCAAGCTTTTATAGGCCATTTCAGCTCCATGCAGCTCGCTGCATACGCCCTTGTCTTCAGCGTGATCTTCCGAGTTGTCCTTGGTTTTCAG TTTGGCATGGTTAATGGGGTCGGAACGCTGTGTGGGCAAGCATTTGGTGCCAAACAGTATCACAAGCTCGGCTTATATCTTCAGCAATCATGGATCATCTTGCTTGTTGCCACAACCCTTATGACACCGCTGTTTATATTTGCTGCGCTGATTTTGAAAACATTAGGCCAGGATCACGAGattgctgatgtggcaggggATTTTGCTGTGTGGTTCGTTGCTATCTCGTTCTTGTATGCTGTGCTGTATAGCTGCAACTCATTCCTGCAGTCGCAGAGCAAGAACTTCATTCTCTCGTTCTATGCAGTGCTGTCGTTGCTGGCACACGTCTTCTTCTCGTGGCTTTTGTCTGTGAAGTTGGGGTTCGGTGTTACTGGTGTGATGGTGTCTACTGTTTTGTCGTATGTGATACCGAATGTAGGCCAGCTCGTGTACATCATGGGTGGTAGTTGTAGAGAGACGTGGAAGGGGTTCACGGCCTTGGCATTCGCGGATATTGGACGAACAATCAGGCTCTCTGTGTCATCTGGTGTGATGATCTG CCTAGAATTCTGCTACAACTCTTTACTACTTCTTCTGGCTGGAAATATGGGTAATGCAGAGGTCACAATTGATGCTCTTTCAATCTG TATTAACATCAGTGGATGGGCACTGATGGTAGCCTTCGGGTTCATGGCAGCAGCGAGTGTTCGTGTGTCGAACGAGCTGGGAAGGAGGGATGTCAAGGCGGTGAAGTTCTCGATTTTGATGGCAGTTGGGACATCATTCAGCATTGGGTTGGTGTTGTTTGTGTGTTTCTTGGTGTTTAGGGAGAACGCAGCCTACGCGTTCACTAATAGTGAGGAAGTGGCTGGGGCGGTTGCTCGTCTGTCTCCTCTGCTTGCGTTTTCTCTGCTCTTGAACAGCGTCCAGCCGGTTCTCTCAGGCAAGCCTAGCCCACTCCCTCTGCTAAGCACAAAAGATTTGAAACATGCAAATATATGA
- the LOC125186582 gene encoding protein DETOXIFICATION 22-like yields MEGGAIHQNLLEHEAESWLFLKSKIWNETKKLWVVAAPAILIPCSTFGIYVITQAFIGHFSSTQLAAYALISNVTFQVVLGVQLGMANGVGTLCGQAFGAKQYHKLGLYLQHSWIILLVATTLLTPLFIFAAPILKALGQDHEIADVAGDFAMWSIAISFLYAVLYSCNSFLQSQSKNYILSLYAVLSLLAHIFFSWLLSVKLGFGVTGVMVSTVLAYVIPNVGQIGYITGGGCRETWKGFTALAFEDLGQTIKLSVSSGVMICLVYCYNTMLILMAGNMGNAEVTIDALAICLNISGWAMMVASGLAEAASVRVSNELGGRDAKAVKFSILVAVGTSFSIGLVLFVCFLVFRENAAYAFTNSEEVAGAVARLSPLLAFSLLLNSIQPVFSGVAIGAGQQGIVVYVNLASYYLIGLPLGFILGFVFKLNVEGVWIGIIMGAAVQTLILVSMTCITDWDKQVLLAQTRINPISLQNETTDHSLPLN; encoded by the exons ATGGAAGGCGGCGCCATCCATCAAAATCTGCTAGAACACGAGGCAGAGTCTTGGTTGTTTTTGAAGAGTAAGATATGGAATGAGACAAAGAAATTGTGGGTAGTTGCAGCTCCAGCTATCTTAATTCCATGCTCAACATTTGGAATATATGTAATCACCCAAGCTTTTATAGGCCATTTTAGCTCCACGCAGCTCGCGGCATACGCCCTCATCTCCAACGTTACCTTCCAAGTTGTCCTTGGTGTGCAG CTTGGCATGGCTAACGGGGTTGGCACGCTGTGTGGGCAAGCATTTGGTGCCAAACAGTATCACAAGCTAGGCTTATATCTTCAGCACTCATGGATCATCTTGCTCGTTGCCACAACCCTTCTGACACCGCTGTTTATATTTGCTGCCCCGATTTTGAAAGCATTAGGCCAGGATCACGAGattgctgatgtggcaggggATTTTGCTATGTGGTCCATTGCTATCTCGTTCTTGTACGCCGTGCTGTATAGCTGCAACTCGTTCCTGCAGTCGCAGAGCAAGAACTATATTCTCTCGCTCTATGCAGTGCTGTCGTTGCTAGCACACATCTTCTTCTCGTGGCTTCTGTCTGTGAAGTTGGGGTTTGGTGTTACTGGTGTGATGGTGTCTACTGTTTTGGCGTATGTGATACCGAATGTAGGCCAGATCGGGTACATCACGGGCGGTGGTTGTAGAGAGACGTGGAAGGGGTTCACGGCCTTGGCATTCGAGGATCTTGGACAAACAATCAAGCTTTCTGTATCATCTGGTGTGATGATCTG CCTGGTGTACTGCTACAACACTATGCTAATTCTTATGGCTGGAAACATGGGTAATGCAGAGGTCACAATTGATGCTCTTGCTATTTG CCTTAACATCAGTGGATGGGCTATGATGGTAGCCTCTGGGTTGGCAGAGGCAGCAAGTGTTCGTGTGTCAAACGAGCTGGGAGGGAGGGATGCCAAGGCAGTGAAGTTCTCAATTTTGGTGGCAGTTGGGACATCATTCAGCATTGGGTTGGTGTTGTTTGTGTGTTTCTTGGTGTTTAGGGAGAACGCAGCCTACGCGTTCACCAATAGTGAGGAAGTGGCTGGGGCGGTTGCTCGTCTGTCTCCTCTGCTCGCGTTTTCTCTGCTATTGAACAGCATCCAGCCGGTTTTCTCAG GTGTTGCTATTGGAGCTGGGCAACAGGGCATTGTGGTATATGTGAATCTTGCTTCATATTACTTAATTGGATTGCCTTTGGGATTCATTCTTGGTTTTGTTTTCAAGCTGAATGTTGAG GGTGTGTGGATAGGGATCATAATGGGAGCTGCTGTCCAAACTTTGATACTTGTTTCCATGACTTGCATCACTGACTGGGATAAACAG GTTTTGCTTGCTCAGACACGGATCAACCCCATATCTCTGCAAAATGAAACTACTGATCATTCGTTACCGTTGAACTAG
- the LOC125186584 gene encoding protein DETOXIFICATION 21-like, which translates to MEGGIHQNLLEHEAESSLFLKSKIWNETKKLWVVAGPAILIPFSTFGIHVISQAFIGHFSSIQLAAYALVFSVIFRVVLGFQFGMANGIGTLCGQAFGAKQYHKLGLYLQQSFIILLVATTLLTPLFIFAAPILKTLGQDHEIADVAGDFALWFVAISYLYALLLSFNSFLQSQSKNFILSLYAVLSLLAHIFFSWLLSVKLGFGVTGVMVSTALAYVMPNVGQFVYITCGGCKETWKGFTALAFADIGRTIRLSVSSGVMICLEFCYNTLLLLLAGNMGNAEVTIDALSICISISGWALMVAFGFMAAASVRVSNELGRRDVKAVKFSILMAVGTSFSIGLVLFVCFLVFREKAAYAFTNSEEVAGVVARLSPLLAFTLLLNSVQPVLSGVANGTGQQGIVAYVNLASYYLIGLPLGVILGYVFKLQVEGVWVGIIMGTAVQTAILVWMTCITDWDRQISLAQKRITPISLPKETLSP; encoded by the exons ATGGAAGGCGGCATCCATCAAAATCTGCTAGAACACGAGGCAGAGTCTTCGTTGTTTTTGAAGAGTAAGATATGGAATGAGACAAAGAAACTGTGGGTTGTTGCAGGTCCAGCTATCTTAATACCATTCTCAACATTTGGAATACATGTAATTAGCCAAGCTTTTATAGGCCATTTCAGCTCTATACAGCTCGCTGCATACGCCCTTGTCTTCAGCGTGATCTTCCGAGTTGTCCTTGGTTTTCAG TTTGGCATGGCTAATGGGATCGGAACGCTGTGTGGGCAAGCATTTGGTGCCAAACAGTATCACAAGCTCGGCTTATATCTTCAGCAATCATTCATTATCTTGCTCGTTGCCACAACCCTTCTGACACCGCTGTTTATATTTGCTGCCCCGATTTTGAAAACATTAGGCCAGGATCACGAGattgctgatgtggcaggggATTTTGCTCTGTGGTTCGTTGCTATCTCGTACTTGTACGCTTTGTTGCTTAGCTTCAACTCGTTCCTGCAGTCGCAGAGCAAGAACTTTATTCTCTCGCTCTATGCAGTGCTGTCGTTGCTAGCACACATCTTCTTCTCGTGGCTTCTGTCTGTGAAGTTGGGGTTTGGTGTTACTGGTGTGATGGTGTCTACTGCTTTGGCGTATGTGATGCCAAATGTAGGACAGTTCGTGTACATCACATGTGGTGGTTGTAAAGAGACGTGGAAGGGGTTCACGGCCTTGGCATTCGCGGATATTGGACGAACAATCAGGCTCTCGGTATCATCTGGTGTGATGATCTG CCTAGAATTCTGCTACAACACTTTGCTACTTCTACTGGCTGGAAACATGGGTAATGCAGAGGTCACAATCGATGCTCTTTCTATCTG CATTAGCATCAGTGGATGGGCACTGATGGTAGCCTTCGGGTTCATGGCAGCAGCGAGCGTTCGTGTGTCCAACGAGCTGGGAAGGAGGGATGTGAAGGCGGTGAAGTTCTCGATTTTGATGGCAGTTGGGACATCATTCAGCATTGGGTTGGTGTTGTTTGTGTGTTTCTTAGTGTTTAGGGAGAAAGCAGCCTACGCGTTCACCAATAGTGAGGAAGTGGCTGGGGTGGTTGCTCGACTGTCTCCTCTGCTCGCGTTTACTCTGCTGCTGAACAGCGTTCAGCCGGTTCTCTCAG GTGTAGCTAATGGAACTGGGCAACAAGGCATTGTGGCATATGTGAATCTGGCTTCATATTACTTGATTGGATTGCCTTTGGGAGTCATTCTTGGGTATGTCTTCAAGCTGCAGGTTGAG GGTGTGTGGGTAGGGATAATAATGGGAACTGCTGTCCAAACTGCTATACTTGTTTGGATGACTTGCATCACAGATTGGGATAGACAG ATTTCACTTGCTCAGAAACGGATCACGCCTATATCTCTGCCAAAAGAAACTTTGTCACCGTGA